Genomic segment of Sarcophilus harrisii chromosome 4, mSarHar1.11, whole genome shotgun sequence:
ATAAAGccctgaatttgaagtcagaaggacctaagttcaattctaccttaaacatttattaatgatatATATGATCCCCCATCAAGTCACTTAATAGGCATCAGAAACACAGTAGAAAGCTTTTCAGGCCTCTGTTGAAGAAAAGAATCTTTCAAGTGGTAGGGGAAGTTGGGGGCACAATAAATAAAGAGCTGGGCTCAGAATTTGGAAATTCCgaattcaagtccagcctcagacatttactcgctggctatgtgaccttgggcacatgACTtagtctctgtttgcctcagtttctttatccataaaataaagataacagcAATCTCAACTGCCCAAGGTTGTTTTGAAGATTCTttaagacaatatttttaaaacagtgcTTATATTAGTgactggcacatggtaggtgctataAAATACTAGCAATTATTAGATACCATTCTCTGTTAACAAGCAGTTCTATTTATGGgattgaatgaaattatttctaaggCACTGTTCAGCCCTAAAATTCTATGGCACTGTGTTCATTCTCTTTTTAGAAAAGAATGACAATATCAGAACCACTAAACTGATTTTACTAATCCATTGCCAaagtgaaaattgagaaaaagacaCTAATAAATGTACCAATTGCAGCCAGggattccattcttttttctttatatgtgaaTCTGTTTTTCCTTTATAAGCAAACTTTATCACCAGCCCCGTCCCCAGTCCCAGCCCCAATCAAACAAACCTCCCAGAAGTCAATAAAAGAAGACCCCTTCATTCTTCTCCTAAATAACTTAGTAAGAATGTAAATTGAAGTGGttgagaaggagaggaggaagaacatgGAGGTGACAGATGCCCCTCACCTCTTCATGGTTCTTCTTAAGAAAAGCCAGCTCTTCCATCAGGCTTTCAATCTGCATCTCCAAGTCAGCCCTGGCCAAGGTCAATTCATCCAGCACTTTGCGCAGGCCATTAATATCAGCTTCGACATTTTGACGTAGGGCCTGCTCATTTTCATACCTTAAAAGCAAATAGCAGTATGTTTCAGGGGATCAAAAATAAGACACCAAAAACTCTAAACCCACCTGAAGAAGTGATTTGTTTCAGGCATTAATTAGCATGAGCATTTTGGATGACAATCCATCTCAGGAATGAGAAGCAAGATGACCTAAGAGATAGTGAGCTACCCTTGAAAAAAGGAAGGTTTAAATTCAGGCTTTGTCTCAGTTAGCTATATGATTTAAAGCAAGTCATTAAGTTTTTAGTGTCCTTAGAAATTCTTTAAATCTCCGAATTACTGATGGATTGTTGAAAAGAGGGAGTATCTGCACTGAAAATTCCCTATCataacccccccacacacacacatatttaagttaaatttcaagtggaaaaaaaaaggatcactATTTAATATGATTTCATGTTTCCTGTAATAATTTACCTCTTCTCCTGATTTTTTGCCCCTATAGATATTTGGCTACTTAattggaaggaaagggaagaagaagggaaatgaatgaaagaaaagtcTTCTGTATATTGGGGATATTCCTGTGTGGTGAACTTCTGATGTAGAtttagatgtagatatagatctAGATGTAGTGTAGATGTTCATGGGTGTGGCAACATGAAAAAATTGCTATATGCATTGTAGGAAGTGAATTACTGACATGATTTAATGGCAGATACACTTTTATGTTGAAATGTGGTAAGTTCTAttctttataaatgaaaaaaaaggaaagattaaggGGAGAAATGTCATTGCTGGATCTGCTAGGCCTGGACTTACTTCATCCTGAAATCATCAGCTGCCAATCTTGCATTATCAATCTGCAAAATGAGTCGAGCATTCTCTATTGTGGCTGAAATAAtctgaaaaaatacagaaaaaatgtattttcaaaagCACTGAGAGATGGGCTGAGGAATTCTTTTATAACAGTAAGGAGATATAGTAATAAATGATGTCATTTTAGATTCTGCCAGATTttcaatttgcttatttttaaaaaatcatatgctAAGAAAAaaccctccctctttccttcctccttcctttgcctcttttctccaccccccttctttccttctttcctttcctcttacattcctgcttttcttccttcctaaggATTATAGACTTTGGAGATGAGAGCAGAGATATATTGAAATCAGCTCAAAAAGCTGGCACTATTATGAAATTTTCTATCTTGTTGATGGTCTTAACCAGAAATGTCTCATTGTTGCAGGCTGCAAGACAATAGAAAACTCCTTCATGGGGCTGGAATCAGATTcaaaattgaaaatgtttaacaaaataaataaaaactacaaaCTGACACAGATAATgttcatttgtgatttttctaaggGAATATGAGGACTACAgagattcatttctttctttttcttttcttttcttttctttttttttttttttttttttgactccacTAGTGgagatttaagaaataaaattaaaggttaaactttttttaaaaagtaagtataATTCTAGAAACTCCCATCCCAATTGTTAAGCCTTTACTATCACACATCTATAATGTTCTCTAAATAGCTTTGGAGATTAGAAGGAATGCAATTGAAGGTATAGGGAATGAAGTCATCACCAAATTGTAGGCCTAGTTACTTttcaataattcatttattttttaattatatttgacttttcatgaacccatttggggttttcttggtagagatgctTTAGTGGTTggtcattgccttctccagctcattttatatctgaggaaactgaggcaaatagagttaaataacTTACGCAGGATCACACAATGAATAAGTgtgtgagactgaatttgaactcaggtcttactgactccagcTCCTGAACTCTAGCCATTGTACTATCTAGCTGTTCCCCTCTTGATTATAggctaataataatgataatgggcCTTTATTTAGTACTctaaaggtttgcaaaacattctatatcttttatttcatttgagccttccAAAACCCCCGACTAGAAGGTACTTTCAACTTCTTAAATTAAACCAGAATTAGAACTTAGGCTCTAAACCAAATTCATGGTTTTCTCATTACACTAGGCTGCTTCTCAGTTAAGCTAGAAATCATAtagtacaattcttttaaattactGCTGAGGAAATGAAAGCTACCAAGTTTCAGTGGcatgcccagtgtcacatagggAGTAAGTTGTGCCTATCAAATTGAATACTGTTTTCTCTGACTCAAAAGAAATacatagaatgtaaatttcttgaggttaggtaccatttttatttttgctttttttgtaacCCTAAAACCTAGCACAGTCCATGGTGCATAGTAGATGTTGAATAAATTACTGCTTTAATTAAATAGACACTAACAAGGGTAGGTAGGTAATGGATAAaatgccagacttggagtcaagattcatctttctgaattcaaatctgatctcagacatttcctagctgtataatcctgggtgAGTCtgcttaaccctgattgccttagtttcctcaactgcaaaatgagccagagaaggaaatggcaaaccactctagaattTTTGCCAGTTGTTGAGCCATTTTCTATTGTGAATCACCCTTCACGAGCCCATTTGAGAAATCCTAAATGGGATAATGAAAAGCCAGACACAGCTGAACAAgaataagaataacaacaacatgtttttgaaaataaaaaagctttatcaaaaataaaaataaaataaaaaagaataacagcagcaataacagaaacaagaagaaacTATCAGACTTTATCATTTGAAGAATATTGCAAGTAAATTAATTATGTTTAACACACAGCACAGTTTAGTAAAAggttaaaatgaaaattgaattatTTCAGTCTTTCATTTATAAGTCCCTGTCAGGAGTCAGAGTAAAATTACATGGGCTCTGGATAGCCACTATTACTATAAATgttgcaaaagcaaaaatattcttACCTTATTCTTAAGATCTTCTATTAATGGGtaatatttttcataatcatTTCCTGATGCAGAGTCTCCAGTCACACGTGTTTCATACCAGTCTCGAATTTTGTTCTCCAGGTCAGTGTTTGCTTCCTCTAGAGCCCGGACTTTAGCCAGGTAGGAAGCCAATCTGTCATTAAGATTTTGCATGGTTTCCTTTTCTGATCCAGAAAGAAGGACTCCATCATTACTACATGGAATACCCATTGAGGCACTGCCCAGTCCTCCTCCATAACCACTCCCCAGTCCTGCTCCAAAGCCACTGCCCAATCCTGCTCCATAACCACTGCCTAGTCCTGCTCCATAACCACTGCCCAGTCCTGCTCCATAACCACTGCCCAGTCCTGCTCCATAACCACCACCCAGTCCTCCTCCAAAGGCACTCCTGGAGGTGCTCCCAAAGCCAGAACTGGAACCAAACATAGATACAACACTAAAACCACCCCCAGAGCTTGCTCCAGAGCCAAAAATGTTTCCACCAAAGCCTCCTCCACTACTGGTGCTAGACAACCGGCTGAGCCGGCGGCCTCCCACCCCACTGCGAGATGAAGCCTGTTGGGAGGTCCCAGAATtgtagacagagagagacatggtGTCAATGCAGAGATTGCTAAGACTGCAAAATGCAGAAGCAAAGGGGCAAAATACACCAAGATGAGTAGCCTTTTATATCTAATCAAGTAGGTGTTTCAGTTGTCAAGTCCAAACCTGCacacaacaataaaaattcaacctttcattttgcttttgtcaGCTGAGCATCCCCTGACCAAGGTAAATCATATGTGCAATTGGAAATTGTTTATTGGTGCAAAAATAAGGATGCCTATTAGGTATTTGTTTGGCAAAGAAGAGTTTGGGAGGGGTAGAGTTTGCTTGTCAAAAGGCATCCTTTCACCCTAATAGAGACAATGTGTTGTTTTGATAATATCACCAAAGCCTATTTCTCATTCCCATTTACAAACTGGCCTCTCCCTAATATTCATCTTCTTCCACTTTGCTTCCCTATAAATATTCTAGGATCCTCAAAGtccactttctgcaagaagcctttcacTATTTCCCCCAAACTGCTAGTTCCTTCTTTTCCATATTGTCTTCCATCTACATTGTGTACATATCTTGGATATACCTTGACATTTTTGCATTGTTGTGCCCAATTAAAATGTGACCTCCTTGAAAcagggattttttcccttttttttttcttctttttaaaatttctcaatagcattttatttttccaattatatgtaaaaatagtttttgactttcatttttgaaagataatgagttccaaatttttctctcttcctctcttcccttttcactcctcaagacagcaaacaatctgatataggttacacatatacaatcattttaaacatatttccatatcagtcatgttgaggaaaaaaacagaacaaaaggggaaaaccaaaaatgaaaataataagctttGACCTttattcagtgtccatagttctttcttttaataagaatggtatttttccatcacaagtctattagaattgtcttggatcactttgTTGCTGAAGAAAACtaattctatcatagttgatcatcacacaatgttgctgttattgtgtacaatattcccCTAGTTCtctttacttcacttagcatcagttaattttagtctttccagatttttctgaaatctgcatggtcattatttcttatagaacaatagtatttcattacattcatatgccacaacttattcagctattccccaattaatgggcaaaggattattttttaagtccatcttttttttttcagcatttaaGAAAATGTCTCACACATTTAAAGAGCTAAATGCTTGATGATCTAAGCATAGCTTATTTTATATGGTAAATAGGTATTTAATATGccatttttgaatgaatgaatgaatgtatagtGCACAAAGAAAATGAGCTATTGAATGTTTTGAAGTAACTTGAATTTGTGTCAGGATGAAATAGTCAACTTTAAATCaagtcaaaatatatttattaagtatctagtgTGTGTCAGACATTTGTTCTAAGATCTGGGgataaaaagtaaagtaaaacatTGTTCATGCTATCAAGAAGTTTACAAATGTATCTAAACCTGAACTTGGTGTTCTTTCCAAAACTTGACCATCCTTAACTTTCCAATTTATGTTAATTGCATAGATTATAATTCTAATaacttaatttcaaaattttatagtgatctttaatcttctctttcactaCAATCTCCAAATCTACTAAGTATACTTCCATAATGTCTCTCAATCCTTTTCCTATCTCTTTACTTCCATTGCTCCCAAAATCTCAGTTCATGTATTCTACAATCCAGCAAGACCAAATAACTGATCCCTAAAGTTGACGTAGCATCTCTTGCCTCCATATATTTTTAACCAGTGGGGTGCATCACTTGCCATTAGCCATGTATTATTTACAATAAAAATCAAGTGCTAGGAAAACCCACTCCATTTAGCACTAGGGAGAACTCTGGGAAAATACTCACCAAGTTCCATGATTCCCATATAATCCCATATAGAGTTGTAGAACTCTATCCCCTAATTCTGTCCCATTTATGGATGGCACACTCAGTCAATAGTTTAAAGTGGGGGCccttctgccaagggccatttggatatttataatatcatttgtgggtcatacaaaattatcaacttagaGAATTCAAGCATTTGAAGTTTGTTTTATCCAGCTTTCAACTCATCATCTCCTGCTGTtgtcttagcaaatgattttatgGTTCACATAAAGCCCTCAGGCCAAATATTCCCCACCCCTGGTCTAAAGGATATGGCCAATGGGAGTTTATCCAATTTGAAGAGGAACAAGGATGAaatacaacagcaacaacaacctCTAATCAGTACAACTCTTAAGTCCTATCTTAGCAGAAATATTCTTCTCTAATATGGCAGTATTTCACTGAATCCTAGTTAGGAATAGGGGCACAATGGAGTTGGCCACATAGAAAAACACACTTGATGCATAAAGTTTTTACCCATAGGTATagaatcaattaaataaatatatcaatttattgtaccaaatcaaataaaataatgatttcatGGCTATACTCAGTTTCTTCCAGATTTTGGCCTCCTATGAGCTAGAAATCTTAAGACATAGTTTTATAGTTAGTCTAGCTAGATGACTTTCTAAATTTGTTTCTGTCATCTTACAAGAGATCACAGTCACATTATTGGAGTTAGGAACTCAGAGTAATTTGTCTTCGTGGTGCAGAGAGAAGGTCTTTTGGATACTTTCCTTCTCAAACTTGAATGTTTCATTCTGACCATTTCTCTAGTCTCTTGTATTTCATTGTTCTGGTGACTTGGGTTTTGCCCAGAGGAATAAGAGTCTTTTGATAGGAGGCTAGTAAATTGACCATATCAAGGTCTTCCATGACCTGATCATCATCTTGGttcccttgctttttttcttttttattctggttTTCCTACTGGTTAAGAATGATAATTCTTTGTTTATTCAGTTTGGcaactaaatttgttttttttaataactttttatttttcaaaatacatggaaggatagttatcaacatttacctttgcaaaaccttgtgttccaaatttttctccatccttcctcACCTCTCCTAGATGGTAAATAATCCATTGCAGGTTatacacgtgcaattcttctaaacattttcccatatttatcatgtttagGCAACTAAATTTGGCcagtttcccttcccttccctactcCAGTAGTCAAGGCAAGAAAAGCTTAGGAAGTTTAGCCATCTCCAATTCCTGGAATCTACTCTCTTTTTCCTAAGCTTCTAAtgcccttctcttccttcaaagctcagctcatatatatgaaaattccCTTGATTTTCCCTAATGGAAATATTGTATCTCAGCCTCAAATCTGTCTCCATCATTCTATCATGTATTATTATACTTCATGTCTTCAAAGAAATTTATgactagaaaataaaattgacttaTACCAAATAAAGAACATCACAGGTGTATTGCTTTTATGAGTTAGTTGTAGCCTTTGCCGAAGACTTAGAAAACCCATGGCATATTCAATAAACTTCTTGTGGAAAACTTATGAAAGGAAAAGTGTTCACAGAATGGTTAGGCATTTGAAGGAGTATCCACATCACTCTCATAATAGTTCCATTTGACTATTGAATATTTGAGTgtatgcataaaatacataagtatttttcaaaggaaaatacaaaaatttggCCCCATTTTTCCATAAATGTACAGGTGCATGAATATATCCATATGCATGTACCAAAGATGGATATgtgaatatttgcatatatacatacaaatacttTTGAGGTTAACATTTTGCATTCTACTTCTGAAATTATTTGACTTGACAGCACTTACTTTCCCTTAATCCTTAGtggttttaaatatgttttctcaGATTCATTTAACTTTAATAAAGATGACACCATAGACATTTTGATGAAAATTTGTTCTGAATCCAATTATGTGCGGTGAACAGACTCACTCATTACAACCATAAAGCAAATGTCAGTGGAAACCTCCTTTGCTAGTAGTTTTGCATAATAGAAATTAATTAGCTGTTTCTTTTTTGCAGCttcaagagaggaaaagaattgtTTCTGACAACTTGACAACTCTAGGCTTGTATGTTTATTGCAACAGGCTGGTGgaattttaaatggaagaaagacTTGTCTTGGATTTACAGAGAGGAACAGTAAACTTAATGTGAGAATCCATAGCTTCCTTCAAAAGCTTACAGAGCCTTtgacttatgaaaaaaaatttacttaggAGCAAATGTCCTAATTAGAGAAAGTTGTTAatgtgataatgatgataatatgaTAGAAAGGTCAGGGGACCTTGAGTTTCATTGAAGTCAAACAATTTGTTAAAGGTCAATAGCTAATGAGTGGTTtagaaatcagaatttgaatccaggtcattTAGTTGCaaattcatcaatttttttttttatcattccagAATTTATCTATGTGGTACATAAAATTGGTCAGCCATTTTGAGGATGAAATGTCTacttatgtattttaattttaaagatggtGGGCACTCAACTTAATACATTATTggttttcattcttcctttgctGGGATCTGTATAACATTATATTTTTCAGAACTAAAGTAGAGCAGAAAAATTCTCCTATTGCTCTATACAGCCAAACACGAATATAGCATTCTGGATTCCAAAAGATTAATTAGCATAAAACAagtgaatattttaatagtagCCATAGTGAATTtcaaagcttcttattttcaagaaTCACAAAGAATTTTTGCCAAAATCTATAGCCATATCTACCTGTATTAAGtaataataaagtaaaagtttttttaatagatgaggcaAGAAGAGCAAATGAATAAAATCATATTTCCCCCATTATCTTTTGTGGATATTGGAAATCAAAATTCTACCATCTAGTTCTTAGATCTCTTTGCATATTTGGACATATTCTTTGGAAATTAAGACTAGAGAAACTAGCTATCATAATTTAACAAGAATGGTAACGAAACCTATGCTATggtgaaaaagaattgaattgtAGAATTAGCTGAATCTAATAATAGGAAATTTattagggataaatgtaaagcctAACATAGgctcaaaaaatcaacttccctAGTAGAGGATGTAAAGGAGTGTATCTGATAAATGGATAATTAGAGGTAAATGAAAATGTTAACACCTGGTTATATCTGGTCAATGTTAGATAATATCAAGTTAATGTCAGCTGAGGATCAACATGTTTCTGCAAGAAATTAGTTACATTTAGAAAGGACATCACCAATCTTTGAAGCCCACACAAATGCACCATCTACAAAATGACCATCCTCAAACCTTCTGTTTGTTACAGAATAGTACAAGGAGTTCTCAGCACATCTAATCTATTTGTTGATAATACAACTTACCTCTAAgcattgaaaagaaaagataataatatatactCAGTTCATAAAACAAGATTTAATCATGAGTCACTGAATCATACTGTTTATTGATAAGAGTATAAAGAAAGTCATTATTTTACTTTGTGAAAGGCTGaagtctttgataatttcttagaTGCTCATTCCAAATATGATGAGCTACATTTGTAGATGGGGAGATTAAAATTGTCACCCCTACAATAGTGAGACAGAGctctgagccaatggcactttattaagtGGTGCATAATCCCTTCTAATGAAGTGGACCTTAGATCTTCTTCAATATTTGAGATGCCTTCTCCTTCCAGGACCTTATTCTTATAGGGCTAGATGTTCAATCACTCAAGAACAACTATAGCAAACACACAATAATGTTATTGATTGACAGGTGATACATAAGCTAAAATAAACAAAGTAATATGTCAGCAGGGCCACAAGTTGGGTGAAGTAAGGAATATCTTCATTCAAGATAGGCAGGCTTCTCTTTAGGTTGGGCAAGAGGAAATAGTACAAGTTATTACAGTTAGTGACCTCAGATAAGAGCGATTGCTCCTATTGGATGAGGGATTGatatggaaatacaaatatatttttggggACTTTCCATGTAGTTGTCACCTCTGCCATACTGGGCTTGGTcactaaaacaaagcaaaacatggGTGGAGGGCCTTTAGTTAACTTCCTATAGTTAAGCAAGTGAACTTTGAATCTGCAGCTCATACCTCTGGGCCCTTATATAAGAAATTTGATATGATTCTaccaaattgattaatactggtTGGAATAGAATAGGGGTCCAAATAAATCATCTCTCACATAGACATGTGCAATGAGTCAAATTCTTAAAATATGCCATAGTAGATGACTTAGGGG
This window contains:
- the LOC100921792 gene encoding keratin, type I cytoskeletal 12 — its product is MSLSVYNSGTSQQASSRSGVGGRRLSRLSSTSSGGGFGGNIFGSGASSGGGFSVVSMFGSSSGFGSTSRSAFGGGLGGGYGAGLGSGYGAGLGSGYGAGLGSGYGAGLGSGFGAGLGSGYGGGLGSASMGIPCSNDGVLLSGSEKETMQNLNDRLASYLAKVRALEEANTDLENKIRDWYETRVTGDSASGNDYEKYYPLIEDLKNKIISATIENARLILQIDNARLAADDFRMKYENEQALRQNVEADINGLRKVLDELTLARADLEMQIESLMEELAFLKKNHEEELQAIQAGGPGQVSVEMDAAPGINLTKLLNDMREQYEAIAEQNRKEAEAWFVEKSGELKKEISSNTEQLQTSKSEITDLKRMLQSLEIELQSQLAMRKSFEDTLAETESGYCNQLSQIQLQIGNLEAQLCQVRSDMERQNAEYEQLLNIKTRLEMEIETYRRLLEGEGEGNGAIESLTVPESNSQAHSIDSSKDPTRTRKIKTIVQEVVDGKVVTSEVREIEEEIGS